GAACATTTACATTTTTGGTGGTCTCTACCCGACCACTTTACCTCTTTTAGCGTTCGCCAGCTTTCAGTTGATCTTTTCAGCAAAATACCACCGAAAAAGGTCGCCATAGCGACCTTTGAGCTACCTTGTCACCCCTTGAGCCTAATATCAAATCTATTTATTTACGCGACAGAGATCTGTAGGGGCGGGTTATACCCAAATCTTGTAGACTGACAACTATTGCAAGTAAACCCGCCCTCCCCACAAATCTACCGAGAAAGAGCTGTCTTCCCGACAAATTTCTCATAGCTTGTACTCAGCTCTTCCACCGCTAACTCATAAAACTCTTTGCCATGTTCTGGCGTGGCTAACGCAGGATTTGACCCCATGCGACCATCAGGATAATGGCGACGGAATTCTGCTGGGGTGGTGATGGGGTGACCTTTGCCGACTTCTGGAGACAGGGGTGCAGTTTTAATAGAGTCGGGATAAACATATTGAGTCAGTGCTACTTCGCTCGGTGTCGCGTGAGATCCTTCTTGATCGCCATACAACTCTTGGGCCCGTTTATAGACACTGCGACACATAAACCAGTTGGCTAAATGGCAGGTGACTTTTCCTTCCGGGTCAATGTTTAATTGGGCTAGATGGGTATAGACTTCAGAAAAGGCCGCTTTCATGGGAGCCATATTACCCCCATGACCATTGATAAAAAAGAATTTGGTAAACCCCGCTTGGGCTAAATAGGTGATATAGTCCTTAATCACCAAAATCAATGTAGAGGGTTGGAGGCTCATGGTTCCGGGAAAAGCCGTGTGATGGAGAGCCATGCCGACATTAATGGTAGGGCCAACTAGGGCATGAGTTTTTTCACCGACTCCTTTGGCGATCGCCTCTGCACAAATCGCATCTGTACCAATTAATCCCGTTGGCCCGTGTTGTTCTGTCGAGCCAATGGGCAAAATTAAGCCTGTAGAGGTTTTAAGGTACTCTTCAACTTCTGGCCAGGTGGAGAGATGGAGCAACATGAGACTAAAGGGCAGATAGGGCATCCTCTAGGGTAGCAAACTCTCCAGGTTCCGGGAAGAAGATTGGCTCAGACCCCAAAAAAATTGCTCAATTTAGCAAATTTGCCCAAATTGTATGGTTCTATGGCTAGAATAAGCGATAACATTTGAGAAGCCCAATTATAAAGCCACATATCACTAGCCAATTATGCTACATCGCAAGATCTATCAACTCTGCTCCGAGGGTCGTGAAATCTGGATTTTCTTGCGAGACCAGCAACGCTGGATAGAACGCGCCCGCGTTCTAGAAATCGAAGGAGATTTAGTCACGATTCGGTATGAAACAGAAGAGGAGGATGAGATCTGTGCTTGGGAAGAAATGGTTCGCCTAGAAAGCATTGGTGCAGTCACCCAAAAGCTCTCTAATTTCCCCAAGGGCAATAGTGAATTCCTGGTCTCGGAAGAGTGCCCAGAAGCGGAACAAATCCAGCCACACCCGGAATCAAACTCTGATTAACGCAGAACGCATCTAAACCCTAGCGATCGCCCCTCGGCCTAATACGCTATCATTCACAACTGAAAACCTTAAATCATAATCACAAGACGATGGATATTAAATTGGTTTTAGTCATTCTTACTGTCATCTTTACCGTAACCACCTTATTTTTTGGCACCAAGAACGGGTTCTACGATTCCGACAACTACCACGGTAACGGTTCTGCCCATTAAATTATCCGCAGGGTGGGCCGGGCAACAGTTGTATAATTTGAATACTATCGCTCATTCTCTTGCCCACCTTACTGGCGTGTCAACTCTTGGTTACCCTTGAATGCATTCCCTACGGTACCGGTCAATCTGGGGATGGAGTCTGTCTACTGGTGCGGATGGGCCCCTATCGTATCCTGCTTGACTGCGGTTTACATCAGATAGACCCCCTTCGTTCCATTGAGCCACCGGATATCGTATTCTGTTCCCATGCCCATCCTGACCATTGTCGCGGGCTTCCCAGTTTATCGCTTCAGTTTCCCGATGTGCCGATTTATGGCAGTGAAGTCACCCGGCAACTCCTCTCTCTACATGGACTAGAAGCGGAAACTGGTCAGGCTTTAGAGTGGCGATCGCCCCAACTGCTCAAACCCCATCTAAGCGCCGAACTCTATCCCTGCGGTCATCTGCCTGGAGCCGCCTCCCTGCTCCTCACCTACACCGCTCCAGAGCGCCGCTACACCCTCTTCTACACCGGAGATTACTTTTCCTCCAACTCCCGGCTTGTGGAACGAATGAGGATTGAAGAAGTCCGAGGACTGCAACCGGATGTGCTGATTATCGAAGCCAGTTATGGAACCGCTCGTCATCCCAACCGCCGTCATCAAGAAAACCATCTGGCTTCGCGAATTTACACTATCCTGAAGCAGAAAAAATCAGTATTGCTACCAGTTCCCGTTCTCGGTCTTGGTCAAGAATTGCTGATGCTACTGCGCTCTCACCATCAGTTTACGGGGCAAGATATCGATATTTGGGTGGATGAAACCATTGCTAGAGGCTGCGATGCCTACCTAGAGATTTTGCCCCATCTGCCCAGCAATGTGCAAAATTTTGCCCAACATCAATCTCTATTTTGGGATGAGCGCGTCCGCCCCCAATTGCGTCGCCTTCCGTCTAATCACGACTCTGGACAACTTCCCCGATATCCCTCTATCGTTGTTGCCCATCGCCAATCGAATCTCCACCAGTGGCTTGAACCTAACCCCAATCGCTGGTTAGTCTTGCTCTCTGAATATGCTGAAGATACGCCCCAACTCACCCAAACCTTAGATTTGATTGAAGGGGTGAAACTTGAAACGTATCTCTTTTCCCAACATTGTGATGGCTTAGGAACCACCCAACTAATTCATAATATTCGTCCCCAACACATTATTTTTTTCCATGGCAGTCCTTCTTATCTAGAAGATTTAGCCGGTTTAGAAGAACTGCAAAATCGCTATCATCTCCATTGTCCTCAATCGAATAAACGAGTAGAATTACCTATCGGTGAGACCTTCATTCAACCAGCCGCTCCCGAAACCCATTATGAAGGAGAATTAACGGAATTAGAGACCACGGTTCAGATTGAGTTACCCGAACCCATTACCCGAGATCGCCGTTGGCAACACTTCAGCGACACCGGCATTTTGGAAGCCCGTTGGCAAGGAGAAGAGTTAGTGATTCGGGGTCTATCTCAACGAGAATTACTAGACCAAGGGATGCCCAAAATGCCAGCCAATCTTGATTGTTGTGGCAACTGTGCCCATTATCGGGGACATCGCTGTTGGAACCCAGCCTCGGCCCTGTTTGAATTTCGCGTTAGTCCCGATGGCTTGTGTCCTGTCTTTGCCCACCACCGGGTTGAATAACCCTCTATCGCTAAAGTTTCTCTCCTAGAGGTATGTTAAGAGAGAACTATTAATGTTAAAATCAGTAACAAAGATAAGATAGTTACTTACAAGGAAACCAAAGAAATTATGGGTCGTGTTGGGGTTTTACTCTTAAACTTAGGTGGGCCGGAAAAACTAGAGGATGTTCGCCCGTTCTTATTTAATCTATTTTCCGATCCAGAAATTATCCGATTGCCGGTGACCTGGTTACAGAAACCCCTAGCCTGGTTTATTTCCAGTAGTCGCTACAAGAAATCTCAAGAGAATTATAAGCAAATTGGTGGCGGGTCTCCATTACGCAGAATTACGGAAGAACAAGCACAAGCCTTAGAAGCAAGTTTAGCTCAAAAGGGACAAGAAGCAAAAATATATGTAGGAATGCGCTATTGGTATCCGTTTACGGAAGATGCGATCGCCGAAATCAAACAAGATAAAATCGATCATCTGGTCATTCTGCCCCTCTATCCCCAGTTTTCCATTAGCACCAGTGGTTCGAGCTTCCGAGTCCTAGAAAAACTGTGGCAAGAAGACCGGGTACTAGGGGATAACATTAAATATAGCCTCATTTCCTCCTGGTACGATCGCCCCGGCTATCTCCAAGCAATGGCAGACTTAATTGCCCAACAATTAGACCAATTTGAAAACCCCAATCGAGTACATCTGTTTTTCAGCGCCCATGGGGTTCCCGTTAGTTATGTAGAAGAAGCAGGCGATCCCTATCAAAGAGAAATTGAAGCCTGTACATCCCTAATCGTCAAAACTCTTAACCGTCCCAATCCCTATACCCTAGCCTATCAAAGCCGCGTCGGCCCGGTGGAATGGTTACAACCTTATACAGAAGATGCTCTAGAAGAGTTGGGAGAAAAACAAGTTAAAGATGTGCTGGTGATTCCCATTAGCTTTGTGAGCGAACATATTGAAACCTTACAAGAAATCGATATTGAATATCGAGAAGTCGCTGAAGAAGCCGGAATTACCAATTTCCGCCGCGTTCCTGCTCTCGATACCCATGCCGGATTTATTAATGATTTAGCTGACTTAGTGATTGATTCGCTCAACTCTCCCAGTCAGAAATTCTCGGATGTTGTGCGTCCTTCCGATCAGTTAAAAATGTATCCTCAAGAGCGCTGGGAAATGGGCATCACCACCAGCGCTGAGGTCTGGAATGGTCGGTTAGCGATGCTGGGCTTCATTGCCCTACTGGTGGAATTGTTTAGTGGTAAAGGCATTTTACATGCGATCGGTATTTTGTAGTAGGTTTTTCTAATACCATTGACCTATTACCCATTACCAGCGCCAAGCGCTCTATACTCATGTATCCTCTAGACACGGTAACCATCCATCAATTTCGAGGACTACAAGATTTAGAACTCAAAGACCTCGGACAGATTAATCTCCTGGTTGGGATGAATAACTGTGGTAAAACCAGTGTTCTAGAGGCACTACTTTTGTATGCTAATCCCCTAGATATCAAAACTTGGCTGACCTTATCCAGACTCAGAGAAGGTGCACTTAGACTCCCCAGTTCCAGGTTTGAATCTCTCCAATGGTTATTTCCGAAACAACCTCAAATACTCGAAGCAGAGTCAATTCCAACCGGAATTAAAATCTCCAGCCAAGGTGCTTCAGCAATTAAAGAGATCGCCATCAATTATCAAGATCGAGAAGAAATCCGCTTCTTTGTAAAACCTGAACCTGTGACTCCTGAAGATGTTTTTGAAGAATATGAAAAAGAATTTCAAGAAACCAGCTCTCGGTTAGAACTGGATATCGAAATAACACAAAACCCAAAATCCCCTAATCTGAAGGGTATGATTCCTGTAGGAGTAGAACGAAAGATTATATTTGAGGGTACGGGAAAAGCTTCGATTTTCCCCGAATTAAAAAAAGAATGGAAAAAACTTTCGTTACCTATCGCTATTATAACCCCTGAGTCCCATCGTTCTAACTTTGGTCAACTTCGGCTACTATCCAAAGCAAGCTTTGAAAATTTTAAGTTTGATGTCATCCAATTACTCAAGATTATGGATGATGATATTGAAGATTTAGAAATATTGATCAATCCCCAAACGGTAAGTCATCAAGCCAGTATTTATATTCAACATAAGAAACTTGGACTCACTCCCCTAAATACATTTGGCGATGGAGTTCGTCGTTTATTACATATCGCCTTGCAGCTTCCGAGAGCAAAAGATGGTATTTTACTGATTGATGAATTAGAATCGACTATTCATACTGAAGCCTTAGAAGAGTCTTTTCAATATCAGAGGATTGTACAAATTTTGCATCAACTGCGGGCGGATTTTCTGCAAGAGTGCAACGTTTATTTTGGAGGAGGAACCTTATTAGCCTTGATGTATGGTGAATATCGCCAGAGTCAGAACATTGACTTTCTTTGCTCAGATCGGCAAGGATATCGGCAATTGCGTGAAGCGATTTTTACCCAGCAATATGCAGCGCTATTTAAGAATACAGAAGGCTTAAGTTTTCCCAGGGAAATTAGAGCCGATCGCTACGGGGTTCGGTTTCCCATTATGATTGATGACGTAAATATTCGCTTGGAAATTGTTTCTGAAGGACGCATTGAGCTAGACGATCCAGACACCCTAGAGTGGTGTCCCGTGCCTAGCTTGAGTTTAATCGATCGCGCAGCAGAAAAGTTGTTAGCCAATAGCGATCGCTGGATGGATAGCTCCGTACTCTCTAGAGATCTGATTGACTTAGCGATCCTCGCCTACCATGGAGACTTACCCGATCGCAGCTTTATCAAAGCAGAAGCAGCATATCCGGTACGAGAACCCTTGAAACGGGCGATCGCCGCTTTCCGGGAATTGGCTGATGGTGGCGATCGATATTACCAAGCCCTACAGATCCAAAACCCCACCCAAATTAGAGAAGGTTTAGAGCAATTGAGCAGGGTTCGTTAATTATGAATCGGTTCACCGGAACCGGGGTGATCGATCAAACGAGTCAAGCGCTCCAGACGCTTTTGATTATTTTCCGTAACGCCCTCACCCTCAGGTTGTCCTGTGAGGGTAAAAATGGCATTTTGTCGATCGCAGACTCCTTGAATATCGGGAATACACGCCACTTGAATCTTATGCTCCAAGGTTAAAACTTGGCCGGTTCGTGTGCTTTCTTCCACTGTCCTTTCCAGGGTGGCGACTCTGAATAAGTGTTGCGCTCCCCTATGCATCAAAGCATCACTAATACTATTCAACCGTTCGGAAACACTGGCGCAACGTCCTTGAGCTGATAACTCGGTATTTTTTTCGGCTCTTGTCGTCGTCACTATGGAATCTTGCCCCAGAAAAACTGGGTTTCCATTACCGTCAACATCCCATACCCTGCGATCGTGCCAGATAATCAACGGATAGGTTTTCGACTTTAGGTTCATGACTGTTTGCCACTGCCCTCCACTCTGGCGACAGACAAATTTTTTACCCATTTGCTCAATCAACCGAATCGCCTCATAAGCAGCTACAGCATTGCCTTGTTTCCAATAGAAGCTGGCAGCGGTGCGTAAATCAGAGACTGCCCCCTCCGAGTCTCCCATGGCATCGCGGGCTAAAGCACGGCCTTGATAAGCTTGGGCATACTCACCGTTGATGGCGATCGCCTGATTAAAATAAGTAAGGGCTTGTTGATAATTGTGCTGTTCTAGGGAAGTTTGCCCCGTATTGTATAGATTTTGGGGGACACTGCGATCCATTTGGGCAATCTGTGACGTTATACTTTCCCCTTTAGCCGCTTCAGGAACCACACCCCCCAGAGTTATTAGGGTTACAGTGCCAGCTAAAACAGAAGAGAACCAGTTGAGGATAGGAAACTTAGCAATCATAAACTTTTTCCGGGTAATAGCGTAAGCAAATCCCGTAGGGTGCGTTCACAAAAGTGCAGGGCACCCTACTCTATCTAAAGTTTACAGCGATCGCCAATAGAATACTTAACGATTAATTATTCCCTAAAATATACCCACACCTACTAATCCCAGTTTCCAAAATCCATTCAATTGAGCCTGGGAATCCAGACTCACCGAAGAAGTAGACGGAGCCTCTTGAATTTCAAAAACCCCTCCTTGGGTAACATCTTGCACTCCGACCGTGAGGGCAAAATCACCCTGATTCCGATAAGCGGGGTTTTTAATCAGGAGTACCCCATAATTTTCACTATCAACACTTCTGGATTTAAAAAATGCCCATCCCTGGGTCAACGCACCAAATCCACCAATAGTGGCAATGCGCGGTGTGGGATAGGATTCTCCTTCTGGGGCCCATAATAAAGGTTGATCGCCAGAAACCAAATCATCTAAAGACCAGGTTTGAGTATTCTTAAACGTAGCTTCAAAATCTGAGATGGCAAAATAGTCTACATCTTGAATCGTTCGATAGGGTTCGGAATCATCATAACTGAATTGACCTTGCCCAATTACCTCACGCCTCGTCCCAAAAAATTGCATCGTTAGGGTGATGGTCTTCGCTTGAGCAACCGCTTGCCCTATGATGAAATTAGAGCTAGTTAGAGCAAGGGTGAGAGCAAAAATAGAGAAGATAAAATTAGAGCGTTTCGTTGGTTTGTTCATAGGGCTAGTTTAACTAAGAGAGTAAATCCTGCGATCGCGGTTAATCGAGAAATGCGCACCAGTGAAGGGCACAATTGTTTACAATAAAGGGAAAATCCTGTGGACAACAGCTCCAAGGATTTTCTCTGGCTATGCAGATGTCACCTTAACCCCAATTTGGTTTATGAGGCAACGGGATCGATTCAGTCAATTTAAGGTATCGGATCGGAATGTGAGTCTAGGGCGCGATACACTCACCGAAAATCAGCCGATCGCGATTAAAAATCCTCCTGTGCAATTACTCTTACTGATGGCTCTACTGTTGACAACCACGGGATGTAAATTGCTCCCGCGTCCTGAATCAAGTGCCTTTTCCCAACCCGTCGCCAATCAACCCCAGACCATTTCTGTGGATGTGGCAACGGTTGCGGCTAGCGATCGCGGAACGCGTTTAACCTATACGGGAACCACAGAACCGATTCAGGAAGTGACATTGCGATCGCAAAGTGAAGGACAGCTCCTTTATCTGAGTGTAGATGTGGGCGATCGTGTCCGTCGAGGCCAAGTGATTGCCGAAATTGATAAAGCCTTACCCACCGCAGCAATTAACCAAGCTCAGGCAGAACTCTCGGCTCGTCGGGTAGAAGTTGCCCAAAGTGAAAGCCAGATTCGCCAGTTACAAACCCAAATTGAAATCGCCAAACTCGAATTAAGCCAAGCTGAAGCCGATGCCCAACGTTTGGAAACGTTGTATAAAGAAGGAGCCATTTCTAAACAAGATGCGGAATTAGCCCGCACTTCTGCCGAAAGAGCTAAACAAGCTCTCTCGGCAGCAGAAGCTCAGATCATTACCCAAAATAAGGTCATCGCCGCAGCTCAAGAGCGAGTCACTGCCCAACAAGCCATTCTCAGTCAAGCCCAAGAGCGTCAATCTTATACGGAAGTCGAAGCCCCTATTTCTGGCACTATTTTAAACCGACAAACAGAATCAGGTACGGTGGTAAGACCCGGAGATGAGTTGCTCAGAATTGGCAATTTTAGCCGCGTGAAAGTGAATGTGGAAGTCTCAGAATTAGATTTATATCAAATCCATCTGGGGCAATATGTGTCGGTGACTTTAGATGCCTTTCCTGACCAAGAATTTGCGGGAGAAGTCACCCGCATTTCCCCAGCAGCCGATCCGGTGGCGCGGTTAATTCCCGTGGAAGTAACCATTTCTAATCGTAGTGGGCGCTTAGGGAGTGGATTATTAGCCCGAGCGAACTTTGAAGTGGGCGATCGCCAAACGATCCGGGTTCCCCAAAGGGCCTTGGTGAACCGAGAAGGTGAGGATGCTACCCTATTTCTGATTGATGAGACCAGTGGAAACATCGTAACCTCTCGACGGGTCATCCTGGGAACAACCCGCGATGGTGAAGTGGAAATTGTCTCCGGTTTAGAACCTGGGGAACGCTATGTCTTGCAAAGTTCTCGACCTCTTGAGGATGGCGATCGCATAGAATTAAGTATCCTCTCTTCCCCATAAATTGGGTAAACCTAGGTTTTCTTGGATTGCCTGTTGCCTTTTGCCTCTTGCTTTTCCCTTAATTTTTATGACCGATAAAACCCCTCTAACTGTGCTGCAAAATCTTTCAGATTCCAAAAAAAAGCTAGGGTTACTGGCGATCGCTGGAATCATTGTCCTGGGTGCAACCGGTAGCCTGGCTTATTGGCTATTCGTTGGACGGACTCAAG
This genomic interval from Roseofilum reptotaenium CS-1145 contains the following:
- a CDS encoding MBL fold metallo-hydrolase, which translates into the protein MPTLLACQLLVTLECIPYGTGQSGDGVCLLVRMGPYRILLDCGLHQIDPLRSIEPPDIVFCSHAHPDHCRGLPSLSLQFPDVPIYGSEVTRQLLSLHGLEAETGQALEWRSPQLLKPHLSAELYPCGHLPGAASLLLTYTAPERRYTLFYTGDYFSSNSRLVERMRIEEVRGLQPDVLIIEASYGTARHPNRRHQENHLASRIYTILKQKKSVLLPVPVLGLGQELLMLLRSHHQFTGQDIDIWVDETIARGCDAYLEILPHLPSNVQNFAQHQSLFWDERVRPQLRRLPSNHDSGQLPRYPSIVVAHRQSNLHQWLEPNPNRWLVLLSEYAEDTPQLTQTLDLIEGVKLETYLFSQHCDGLGTTQLIHNIRPQHIIFFHGSPSYLEDLAGLEELQNRYHLHCPQSNKRVELPIGETFIQPAAPETHYEGELTELETTVQIELPEPITRDRRWQHFSDTGILEARWQGEELVIRGLSQRELLDQGMPKMPANLDCCGNCAHYRGHRCWNPASALFEFRVSPDGLCPVFAHHRVE
- a CDS encoding DUF6679 family protein, whose protein sequence is MLHRKIYQLCSEGREIWIFLRDQQRWIERARVLEIEGDLVTIRYETEEEDEICAWEEMVRLESIGAVTQKLSNFPKGNSEFLVSEECPEAEQIQPHPESNSD
- a CDS encoding nucleotidyl transferase AbiEii/AbiGii toxin family protein, with translation MYPLDTVTIHQFRGLQDLELKDLGQINLLVGMNNCGKTSVLEALLLYANPLDIKTWLTLSRLREGALRLPSSRFESLQWLFPKQPQILEAESIPTGIKISSQGASAIKEIAINYQDREEIRFFVKPEPVTPEDVFEEYEKEFQETSSRLELDIEITQNPKSPNLKGMIPVGVERKIIFEGTGKASIFPELKKEWKKLSLPIAIITPESHRSNFGQLRLLSKASFENFKFDVIQLLKIMDDDIEDLEILINPQTVSHQASIYIQHKKLGLTPLNTFGDGVRRLLHIALQLPRAKDGILLIDELESTIHTEALEESFQYQRIVQILHQLRADFLQECNVYFGGGTLLALMYGEYRQSQNIDFLCSDRQGYRQLREAIFTQQYAALFKNTEGLSFPREIRADRYGVRFPIMIDDVNIRLEIVSEGRIELDDPDTLEWCPVPSLSLIDRAAEKLLANSDRWMDSSVLSRDLIDLAILAYHGDLPDRSFIKAEAAYPVREPLKRAIAAFRELADGGDRYYQALQIQNPTQIREGLEQLSRVR
- a CDS encoding creatininase family protein; protein product: MLLHLSTWPEVEEYLKTSTGLILPIGSTEQHGPTGLIGTDAICAEAIAKGVGEKTHALVGPTINVGMALHHTAFPGTMSLQPSTLILVIKDYITYLAQAGFTKFFFINGHGGNMAPMKAAFSEVYTHLAQLNIDPEGKVTCHLANWFMCRSVYKRAQELYGDQEGSHATPSEVALTQYVYPDSIKTAPLSPEVGKGHPITTPAEFRRHYPDGRMGSNPALATPEHGKEFYELAVEELSTSYEKFVGKTALSR
- a CDS encoding efflux RND transporter periplasmic adaptor subunit; translation: MKGTIVYNKGKILWTTAPRIFSGYADVTLTPIWFMRQRDRFSQFKVSDRNVSLGRDTLTENQPIAIKNPPVQLLLLMALLLTTTGCKLLPRPESSAFSQPVANQPQTISVDVATVAASDRGTRLTYTGTTEPIQEVTLRSQSEGQLLYLSVDVGDRVRRGQVIAEIDKALPTAAINQAQAELSARRVEVAQSESQIRQLQTQIEIAKLELSQAEADAQRLETLYKEGAISKQDAELARTSAERAKQALSAAEAQIITQNKVIAAAQERVTAQQAILSQAQERQSYTEVEAPISGTILNRQTESGTVVRPGDELLRIGNFSRVKVNVEVSELDLYQIHLGQYVSVTLDAFPDQEFAGEVTRISPAADPVARLIPVEVTISNRSGRLGSGLLARANFEVGDRQTIRVPQRALVNREGEDATLFLIDETSGNIVTSRRVILGTTRDGEVEIVSGLEPGERYVLQSSRPLEDGDRIELSILSSP
- a CDS encoding tetratricopeptide repeat protein, producing the protein MIAKFPILNWFSSVLAGTVTLITLGGVVPEAAKGESITSQIAQMDRSVPQNLYNTGQTSLEQHNYQQALTYFNQAIAINGEYAQAYQGRALARDAMGDSEGAVSDLRTAASFYWKQGNAVAAYEAIRLIEQMGKKFVCRQSGGQWQTVMNLKSKTYPLIIWHDRRVWDVDGNGNPVFLGQDSIVTTTRAEKNTELSAQGRCASVSERLNSISDALMHRGAQHLFRVATLERTVEESTRTGQVLTLEHKIQVACIPDIQGVCDRQNAIFTLTGQPEGEGVTENNQKRLERLTRLIDHPGSGEPIHN
- the hemH gene encoding ferrochelatase, whose protein sequence is MGRVGVLLLNLGGPEKLEDVRPFLFNLFSDPEIIRLPVTWLQKPLAWFISSSRYKKSQENYKQIGGGSPLRRITEEQAQALEASLAQKGQEAKIYVGMRYWYPFTEDAIAEIKQDKIDHLVILPLYPQFSISTSGSSFRVLEKLWQEDRVLGDNIKYSLISSWYDRPGYLQAMADLIAQQLDQFENPNRVHLFFSAHGVPVSYVEEAGDPYQREIEACTSLIVKTLNRPNPYTLAYQSRVGPVEWLQPYTEDALEELGEKQVKDVLVIPISFVSEHIETLQEIDIEYREVAEEAGITNFRRVPALDTHAGFINDLADLVIDSLNSPSQKFSDVVRPSDQLKMYPQERWEMGITTSAEVWNGRLAMLGFIALLVELFSGKGILHAIGIL